A genomic stretch from Streptomyces sp. QL37 includes:
- a CDS encoding GNAT family N-acetyltransferase: protein MEELARLGDVKQAAAGHGQLIWAAQGPDGESLGPGVRAWRHGAALAVASPDRQQDRLAVKGDSADAVVLVRRVLEEVGASYRLLGEAALIDALVRQLPGLVPVHNFFWMETTSPSGAATAGVRWLDTREEKEATSLFDRFFPDSYAQPGRAGVRRWAGVVGEVDEGTGVEPLAVAADAWSAAGCGFMGGVITHPVARGRGLARAVSGFVLDALVDRYGRAALMVLAGNTPAIATYERLGMAKHLFGAAQIPAG from the coding sequence ATGGAGGAGCTTGCGCGACTCGGCGACGTGAAGCAGGCCGCGGCCGGCCACGGGCAGTTGATCTGGGCCGCCCAGGGACCGGACGGCGAGAGCCTGGGGCCGGGGGTTCGGGCCTGGCGCCACGGCGCGGCGCTGGCGGTGGCCAGTCCGGACCGGCAGCAGGACCGGCTCGCGGTCAAGGGTGACAGCGCCGACGCGGTCGTACTGGTGCGGCGGGTCCTGGAGGAGGTCGGCGCGTCCTACCGGCTCCTGGGGGAGGCTGCCCTGATCGATGCGCTGGTACGGCAGCTGCCCGGCCTGGTGCCTGTCCACAACTTCTTCTGGATGGAGACCACGTCCCCTTCCGGTGCCGCCACCGCGGGCGTGCGGTGGCTGGACACCCGCGAGGAGAAGGAGGCGACGTCGCTGTTCGACCGCTTCTTCCCCGACTCCTACGCGCAGCCGGGACGCGCGGGAGTGCGCCGCTGGGCCGGGGTCGTCGGTGAGGTGGACGAAGGCACCGGGGTGGAGCCGCTGGCGGTCGCGGCGGACGCGTGGTCCGCGGCCGGGTGCGGATTCATGGGCGGGGTGATCACCCACCCCGTCGCCCGCGGTCGTGGTCTCGCCCGGGCTGTGTCCGGCTTCGTCCTGGACGCCCTCGTCGACCGCTACGGCCGCGCCGCCCTCATGGTGCTCGCCGGCAATACCCCGGCCATAGCCACGTATGAGCGCCTCGGCATGGCCAAGCATCTGTTCGGAGCGGCGCAGATCCCGGCCGGGTGA
- a CDS encoding MFS transporter, translating to MASVAVVRDRTARLCLTGLLVSGFGTSAMWLTAGIWVKSLTGSDSLAALTVCAMWAPVLVGPSLGAVADLVPRRLLLITVNLVMAGLMASLLLVGPDHRIGALFAVLLVYGVSGVLLDAAEAALVARAVDARLLGDFNGLRTTVNEGMKLLAPLAGAGLYARYGAVPVVALDAVTFALAALVFARLRVREPAGPARKRARRGGTAAGIRLLRGSAALRPLVYAGALTMLLAGFNGAAVYAVVETLGRPPAYAGVLYAFQGAGSVAVGLLAGPLLRRMPERGFAAAGIAVFAVAVGARALGGDAVALAASTAIGAGLPCVLIAAMTAVQRETPDAVLGRTAAAANSLMTVPNAVALAGGAGLVAVVDVRLLLALTALAGLVTAARLGSGRRVCRAGTEPS from the coding sequence GTGGCATCGGTCGCGGTGGTCCGGGATCGCACGGCCCGGCTCTGCCTCACGGGTCTGCTCGTGTCCGGGTTCGGCACGTCGGCGATGTGGCTGACCGCGGGCATCTGGGTCAAGTCGCTCACCGGGTCGGACAGTCTGGCCGCCCTGACGGTGTGCGCGATGTGGGCACCGGTCCTCGTGGGCCCCTCCCTCGGGGCTGTGGCGGACCTGGTGCCCCGCAGGCTCCTGCTGATCACGGTGAACCTGGTGATGGCGGGGCTGATGGCCTCGCTCCTCCTCGTCGGCCCGGACCACCGGATCGGTGCGCTCTTCGCGGTCCTGCTCGTCTACGGCGTGAGCGGCGTGCTCCTGGACGCGGCGGAGGCCGCTCTGGTGGCCCGGGCCGTCGACGCCCGGCTGCTGGGCGACTTCAACGGGCTGCGCACGACGGTCAACGAGGGCATGAAGCTGCTGGCACCCCTGGCGGGCGCCGGGCTGTACGCGCGGTACGGCGCGGTCCCCGTGGTCGCCCTGGACGCGGTGACGTTCGCCCTGGCCGCGCTGGTCTTCGCGCGGCTGCGGGTGCGGGAGCCGGCCGGGCCGGCCCGGAAGAGGGCACGGCGGGGCGGTACGGCGGCGGGGATACGGCTGCTGCGCGGTTCGGCGGCCCTCCGGCCGCTGGTGTACGCCGGAGCGCTGACGATGCTGCTGGCGGGGTTCAACGGCGCGGCGGTGTACGCCGTCGTCGAGACGCTCGGCCGTCCGCCGGCGTACGCGGGAGTGCTGTACGCCTTCCAGGGCGCGGGCTCCGTGGCCGTCGGACTGCTGGCCGGTCCTCTGCTGCGCCGGATGCCCGAGCGGGGCTTCGCGGCGGCGGGGATCGCGGTGTTCGCGGTGGCCGTGGGCGCGCGGGCGCTGGGCGGTGACGCGGTGGCCCTCGCGGCGAGCACGGCGATCGGGGCCGGGCTGCCCTGTGTGCTGATCGCCGCGATGACGGCGGTGCAGCGGGAGACCCCGGACGCGGTGCTGGGCCGCACGGCGGCGGCTGCCAACTCGCTGATGACGGTGCCGAACGCGGTGGCGCTGGCGGGTGGCGCGGGGCTGGTCGCCGTGGTGGACGTCCGGCTGCTGCTCGCGCTGACGGCGCTCGCGGGGCTGGTCACGGCGGCCCGGCTGGGCTCCGGCCGGCGCGTCTGCCGCGCCGGCACGGAACCGTCGTAG
- a CDS encoding NAD+ synthase, whose protein sequence is MPQLRLALNQIDATVGDLAGNSESIVHWTRHAAGQGAHLVAFPEMALTGYPVEDLALRSSFVEASRKALRALAARLADEGLGEVPVVVGYLDRSEHAAARYGQPAGSPRNAAAVLHRGQIALNFAKHHLPNYGVFDEFRYFVPGDSMPVVRVHGIDVALAICEDLWQDGGRVPAARAAGAGLLLSINASPYERDKDDTRLELVRTRARQAGCTTAYLAMIGGQDELVFDGDSIVVDKDGEVIARAPQFAEGSVILDLDLPAAAAEAPSGVVNDGLRIDHVVLSEKPLPAYEPELAGGYSERLDDDEELYSALVVGLRAYAAKNGFSSVLVGLSGGIDSALVAAIACDALGAQHVYGISMPSKYSSDHSRGDAAELARRTGLNFRTVPIEPMFDAYMGSLGLSGLAEENLQSRLRGTMLMAVSNQEGQIVLAPGNKSELAVGYSTLYGDSVGAYGPIKDVYKTSVFRLAKWRNRAAEERGQIPPIPEASITKPPSAELRPDQVDTDSLPDYDVLDRILELYVDRDQGLDAIVAAGFDEALVTKTLRMVDTAEYKRRQYPPGTKISPKGFGKDRRLPITNRWRESG, encoded by the coding sequence GTGCCTCAACTACGTCTCGCACTCAATCAGATCGACGCGACCGTCGGAGACCTCGCCGGCAACTCCGAGTCGATCGTCCACTGGACCCGGCACGCCGCCGGGCAGGGCGCCCACCTGGTGGCGTTCCCCGAGATGGCGCTGACCGGTTACCCCGTCGAGGACCTGGCCCTGCGGTCGTCCTTCGTCGAGGCCTCGCGGAAGGCGCTGCGCGCCCTCGCCGCCCGCCTAGCCGACGAGGGCCTCGGGGAGGTGCCGGTCGTCGTCGGCTACCTCGACCGCTCGGAGCACGCCGCGGCACGCTACGGCCAGCCGGCGGGGTCCCCGCGCAACGCCGCCGCGGTGCTGCACCGCGGGCAGATCGCGCTGAACTTCGCCAAGCACCACCTGCCCAACTACGGCGTCTTCGACGAGTTCCGGTACTTCGTGCCGGGAGACTCGATGCCCGTCGTGCGGGTGCACGGCATCGACGTGGCGCTGGCGATCTGCGAGGACCTCTGGCAGGACGGCGGCCGCGTCCCCGCCGCGCGCGCCGCGGGGGCCGGGCTGCTGCTGTCCATCAACGCCTCCCCGTACGAGCGCGACAAGGACGACACCCGGCTGGAGCTGGTCCGCACGCGGGCGCGGCAGGCCGGATGCACGACGGCGTACCTGGCGATGATCGGCGGCCAGGACGAGCTGGTCTTCGACGGGGACTCGATCGTCGTGGACAAGGACGGCGAAGTCATCGCGCGCGCACCCCAGTTCGCCGAGGGCAGCGTGATCCTCGACCTGGACCTGCCGGCCGCCGCGGCGGAGGCTCCGTCGGGGGTCGTGAACGACGGGCTGCGGATCGACCACGTGGTGCTGAGCGAGAAGCCGCTGCCCGCCTACGAGCCCGAGCTGGCCGGAGGGTACTCGGAACGGCTCGACGACGACGAGGAGCTGTACTCGGCGCTGGTCGTGGGCCTGCGCGCGTACGCCGCGAAGAACGGATTCAGCAGCGTCCTGGTCGGGCTCTCGGGCGGTATCGACTCGGCGCTCGTCGCGGCGATCGCCTGTGACGCGCTGGGGGCCCAGCACGTGTACGGCATCTCGATGCCCTCGAAGTACTCCTCGGACCACTCCAGGGGCGACGCGGCGGAACTGGCCCGGCGTACGGGGCTGAACTTCCGCACCGTACCGATCGAGCCGATGTTCGACGCGTACATGGGGTCCCTGGGGCTCAGCGGACTTGCCGAGGAGAACCTCCAGTCGCGTCTGCGCGGCACGATGCTGATGGCCGTCTCCAACCAGGAGGGCCAGATCGTGCTGGCGCCGGGGAACAAGTCGGAGCTGGCGGTGGGCTATTCCACGCTGTACGGGGACTCCGTCGGCGCCTACGGGCCGATCAAGGACGTGTACAAGACGTCGGTCTTCCGCCTCGCGAAGTGGCGCAACCGCGCCGCCGAGGAGCGCGGGCAGATCCCGCCCATCCCGGAGGCGTCCATCACCAAACCGCCGAGCGCCGAACTGCGCCCGGACCAGGTGGACACGGACTCGCTGCCGGACTACGACGTGCTGGACCGGATCCTGGAGCTGTACGTCGACCGGGACCAGGGCCTGGACGCGATCGTGGCGGCCGGGTTCGACGAGGCCCTGGTGACGAAGACTCTGCGGATGGTGGACACGGCGGAGTACAAGCGGCGCCAGTACCCGCCGGGCACGAAGATCTCGCCGAAGGGCTTCGGCAAGGACCGCCGGCTGCCGATCACCAACCGGTGGCGCGAGTCGGGCTGA
- a CDS encoding multicopper oxidase family protein, producing the protein MSEMPSRRAVLGAGIALAGTAGLASPAVASPARTSPVRAPSPGRAADQYVTPDGPEVVDAEARRGTGPLRKVSLTAAASRFELGDGLSVPTWAYGDRLPGEAIRITAGDTLELALANHLTQSTTMHWHGLSIRNDMDGVPGLTQQPVKPGAEFTYRFAVTRPGTHWIHPHSGVQLDRGLYAPLIVDDPKEPLAYDKEWTVVLDDWLDGVDGSTPDAVLDELTKGRGGSHDAAGHDKAAATGGEGPSRLLEGGDSELLGGHAGDVDHPHYLVNGRRAEAPSVFEARPGDRIRLRVINAGGDTAFRLALGGHRMTVTHTDGFPVRHTETDALLLGMGERYDVLVTAGDGVFPLTALAEGKGAAALAVLRTGAGATPPATVRPGELTGELITADRLAPDESVALAERAPDRTVRIALTGSMDAYDWAFDGERYDPAARRPVRAGERVRLVFTNRTSMWHPLHLHGHTFALAGEDALGARKDTAAILPGRSLTVDFDADNPGLWMLHCHNVYHAEAGMMTVLGYLR; encoded by the coding sequence ATGTCTGAAATGCCCTCTCGTCGCGCCGTGCTGGGCGCCGGTATCGCCCTCGCGGGAACAGCAGGCCTCGCCTCCCCGGCCGTCGCGTCCCCGGCCCGCACCTCGCCCGTCCGCGCCCCCTCCCCCGGCCGCGCCGCCGACCAGTACGTCACGCCCGACGGTCCGGAGGTCGTGGACGCCGAGGCCCGGCGGGGCACGGGCCCCCTGCGGAAGGTCTCGCTCACCGCGGCCGCGTCCCGCTTCGAACTGGGCGACGGCCTCTCCGTGCCCACCTGGGCGTACGGGGACCGGCTGCCCGGTGAGGCGATCCGGATCACGGCGGGCGACACCCTGGAGCTCGCCCTGGCGAACCATCTGACGCAGTCCACCACGATGCACTGGCACGGTCTCTCGATCCGCAACGACATGGACGGGGTGCCGGGGCTGACCCAGCAGCCCGTCAAGCCGGGCGCCGAGTTCACCTACCGGTTCGCGGTCACCCGCCCGGGGACCCACTGGATCCACCCGCACTCCGGGGTCCAGCTCGACCGCGGGCTGTACGCGCCGCTGATCGTCGACGACCCGAAGGAGCCGCTCGCGTACGACAAGGAGTGGACCGTCGTCCTCGACGACTGGCTCGACGGGGTGGACGGCTCCACCCCCGACGCGGTCCTCGACGAGCTCACCAAGGGGCGGGGCGGCAGCCACGACGCGGCCGGTCACGACAAGGCGGCGGCCACCGGGGGCGAGGGTCCCTCCCGCCTGCTGGAGGGAGGGGACAGCGAGCTGCTCGGCGGCCACGCGGGCGACGTCGACCACCCCCACTATCTGGTCAACGGCCGCAGGGCGGAGGCACCTTCGGTCTTCGAGGCCCGGCCGGGCGACCGCATCCGGCTGCGGGTCATCAACGCCGGCGGGGACACCGCGTTCCGGCTGGCGCTCGGCGGCCACCGGATGACCGTGACGCACACGGACGGCTTCCCGGTGCGGCACACCGAGACGGACGCCCTGCTGCTCGGCATGGGCGAGCGGTACGACGTGCTGGTGACGGCCGGGGACGGGGTGTTCCCGCTGACCGCCCTCGCCGAGGGCAAGGGGGCGGCGGCCCTGGCCGTGCTGCGGACGGGAGCGGGAGCGACGCCCCCGGCCACCGTGCGGCCCGGGGAGCTGACCGGCGAGCTGATCACGGCCGACCGGCTGGCCCCGGACGAGTCCGTGGCACTGGCGGAGCGCGCACCCGACCGGACCGTGCGGATCGCGCTCACGGGCTCGATGGACGCGTACGACTGGGCCTTCGACGGCGAACGCTACGACCCCGCGGCACGGCGGCCCGTGCGGGCCGGGGAGCGGGTGCGCCTGGTCTTCACCAACCGCACCTCGATGTGGCACCCCCTCCACCTGCACGGCCACACGTTCGCACTGGCCGGCGAGGACGCGCTCGGAGCCCGCAAGGACACCGCGGCGATCCTGCCCGGACGCTCGCTGACGGTCGACTTCGACGCGGACAACCCGGGGTTGTGGATGCTGCACTGCCACAACGTCTACCACGCCGAGGCGGGGATGATGACGGTCCTCGGCTACCTGCGCTGA
- a CDS encoding CBS domain-containing protein, whose translation MTTAKDIMHTGAHWIPAHETLDRAAQMMRDHKVGALPVSANGEQDRMVGIITDRDIVIECVAAGHDPSKVTAGELCEGTPRWIESSAGVDAVLEEMQSHRIRRLPVIEDKKLIGMISEADLALHLSDEQVAGWAEMVYARG comes from the coding sequence ATGACCACGGCCAAGGACATCATGCACACCGGGGCCCACTGGATCCCCGCCCACGAGACGCTCGACCGCGCCGCCCAGATGATGCGTGACCACAAGGTGGGGGCGCTCCCCGTCTCCGCCAACGGCGAGCAGGACCGGATGGTCGGGATCATCACCGACCGCGACATCGTGATCGAGTGCGTGGCGGCGGGGCACGATCCGTCGAAGGTGACGGCGGGCGAACTCTGCGAGGGCACCCCGCGCTGGATCGAGTCGTCGGCGGGCGTCGACGCGGTGCTGGAGGAGATGCAGAGCCACCGCATCCGCAGGCTTCCGGTGATCGAGGACAAGAAGCTGATCGGCATGATCAGCGAGGCCGACCTGGCGCTCCACCTCTCGGACGAGCAGGTCGCCGGCTGGGCGGAGATGGTCTACGCCCGCGGCTGA